The following proteins come from a genomic window of Mauremys mutica isolate MM-2020 ecotype Southern chromosome 7, ASM2049712v1, whole genome shotgun sequence:
- the RHO gene encoding rhodopsin, whose amino-acid sequence MNGTEGPNFYVPMSNKTGIVRNPFEYPQYYLADPWKFSALSAYMFLLILLGFPVNFLTLYVTIQHKKLRTPLNYILLNLAFANLFMVFGGFTTTMYTSMHGYFIFGTTGCNIEGFFATLGGEIALWSLVVLAIERYVVVCKPMSNFRFSETHALMGVIFTWVMALACAAPPLFGWSRYIPEGLQCSCGIDYYTLKPEVHNESFVIYMFVVHFLIPLIIISFCYGRLVCTVKEAAAQQQESATTQKAEREVTRMVIIMVISFLICWVPYASVAFYIFTHQGSDFGPVFMTIPAFFAKSSAIYNPVIYIVMNKQFRNCMITTICCGKNLLADDDASAGTKTETSSVSTSQVSPA is encoded by the exons ATGAATGGAACAGAGGGTCCAAATTTCTATGTGCCCATGTCCAACAAGACAGGGATAGTACGGAATCCATTTGAGTATCCTCAGTACTACCTCGCTGACCCGTGGAAGTTCTCTGCACTGTCTGCTTACATGTTTCTGCTGATTCTCCTTGGCTTCCCTGTCAACTTCCTGACTCTGTATGTCACCATCCAACACAAGAAACTCCGGACGCCCCTCAACTACATCCTTTTGAACCTGGCCTTTGCTAACCTCTTCATGGTCTTTGGAGGATTCACCACCACCATGTACACCTCAATGCATGGTTATTTTATCTTTGGGACAACAGGCTGCAACATTGAAGGTTTCTTTGCTACACTGGGTG GTGAAATAGCTCTGTGGTCCCTAGTAGTCTTGGCCATTGAAAGATATGTGGTTGTCTGCAAGCCCATGAGCAACTTCCGATTTAGTGAGACCCATGCCCTCATGGGTGTCATTTTCACCTGGGTCATGGCCCTGGCCTGTGCTGCTCCTCCACTGTTTGGATGGTCTAG GTACATCCCAGAGGGTTTGCAGTGCTCATGTGGAATTGATTATtacactctgaaacctgaggtcCACAATGAATCTTTTGTCATCTACATGTTTGTGGTTCACTTCCTCATTCCACTGATCATCATTTCCTTCTGTTACGGGCGCCTGGTCTGCACTGTTAAAGAG GCTGCAGCTCAGCAACAGGAATCTGCCACCACCCAGAAAGCCGAGAGAGAAGTTACTCGCATGGTCATCATCATGGTTATTTCATTCCTCATTTGCTGGGTCCCCTATGCCAGCGTGGCTTTCTACATTTTCACCCACCAGGGATCTGACTTTGGCCCTGTCTTCATGACTATCCCAGCTTTCTTCGCCAAGAGCTCTGCTATCTACAACCCAGTGATTTACATTGTAATGAACAAACAG TTCCGTAACTGCATGATCACCACCATTTGCTGTGGAAAGAACCTGCTGGCTGATGACGACGCTTCTGCTGGCACCAAGACAGAGACTTCTTCAGTCTCCACCAGCCAGGTTTCTCCTGCATAG
- the LOC123374677 gene encoding protein B4, whose amino-acid sequence MDLKPAEVTRVARISRIFDHKTRANHPPTLSMVIEALKAQNEKKGTSVIAIKRYILAKYPAVDPIRLKYLLKKALTKGLDHGYLIRPQNSLALGATGRFKLASEKPKLKKNSRKMDPAGEKAPKSEKKVARKPKAKVTADKKAGSKDAKEEKPKPVSKKPKAKSTNAQPKAPAKLKTSSDARNVVKGDKKPSTKQAPQARAVGTKKAASKGKPASKADGASKAEAEHGDKINTSKAKGAAPGAMGAAKAKVAKGENEPAKAKATGGTKKTTAKGKPEAKGPAKGKGKKPEAATGSLLSKEKDAGEGKASKTGSKLGKKAN is encoded by the exons ATGGACCTCAAGCCAG CTGAAGTAACAAGAGTGGCCAGAATATCCAGGATCTTTGACCATAAGACTAGAGCTAACCACCCGCCAACCCTAAGCATGGTGATTGAAGCTCTGAAGGCCCAAAATGAGAAAAAGGGCACTTCTGTAATAGCCATCAAGCGCTACATCCTTGCCAAGTACCCAGCTGTTGACCCAATAAGGCTAAAATACCTGCTGAAGAAGGCCCTGACTAAAGGTCTTGACCATGGCTACCTGATTAGACCCCAGAACTCTTTGGCATTAGGGGCAACTGGAAGATTCAAG CTAGCATCAGAAAAGCCCAAGCTTAAAAAAAACTCTAGGAAGATGGATCCAGCTGGAGAAAAGGCTCCTAAATCAGAAAAGAAGGTGGCACGGAAACCCAAAGCCAAGGTGACCGCTGACAAAAAAGCAGGAAGTAAAG ATGCGAAGGAGGAGAAACCAAAACCTGTGAGCAAGAAACCCAAGGCAAAATCCACTAAT GCCCAGCCCAAAGCTCCTGCTAAGCTGAAGACATCCAGTGATGCTCGAAACGTTGTGAAAGGTGACAAGAAACCAAGTACGAAACAGGCACCTCAAGCCAGGGCGGTTGGGACCAAGAAAGCCGCCTCCAAAGGGAAGCCGGCCTCCAAAGCAGATGGTGCCTCCAAAGCAGAGGCAGAGCATGGAGACAAGATCAACACTTCCAAAGCCAagggggcagctcctggagccatggGGGCTGCAAAAGCAAAGGTGGCTAAAGGTGAAAATGAGCCGGCCAAAGCAAAGGCCACTGGTGGGACAAAGAAAACCACTGCCAAAGGGAAGCCTGAGGCAAAGGGCCCTGCGAAAGGCAAGGGGAAGAAGCCTGAGGCAGCCACAGGCTCTCTGCTCAGCAAAGAGAAGGATGCAGGAGAAGGTAAAGCCTCTAAAACCGGCAGCAAGCTTGGCAAGAAAGCAAACTAG